Proteins encoded in a region of the Triticum dicoccoides isolate Atlit2015 ecotype Zavitan chromosome 3A, WEW_v2.0, whole genome shotgun sequence genome:
- the LOC119267980 gene encoding uncharacterized protein LOC119267980: MLTLVRAPLRCLLLSSPPALSLCSPYMTVGHRSVGGGVSPLLLMLSTCPSAWRVGEGFPAAGAPSGASSRGRSFYAHPVSMDDEAPSSSAAGSVYDLAVRYLTVDEIANAANLDEISITSIYAHWEDVGLSISNAASSNLVMFIQKKK; this comes from the exons aTGCTGACGCTGGTGCGCGCCCCTCTCCGCTGCCTCTTGCTATCCTCGCCCCCAGCCTTGTCGCTCTGCTCCCCCTACATGACTGTAGGCCACCGCAGCGTCGGTGGCGGCGTCTCGCCCCTTCTCCTGATGCTCTCCACTTGCCCCTCGGCGTGGCGTGTCGGCGAGGGCTTCCCGGCCGCAGGGGCACCAAGCGGGGCCTCCTCGCGAGGCAGGAGCTTCTATGCCCACCCCGTCAGCATGGACGACGAGGCGCCCTCCAGCTCCGCCGCCGGTAGCGTCTACGACCTGGCCGTGCGTTACCTCACCGTGGATGAAATTGCCAACGCTGCAAATCTTGACGAG ATCTCCATAACCAGCATATATGCACACTGGGAGGACGTGGGCTTGAGCATTTCGAATGCTGCAAGCTCAAATTTA GTCATGTTTATTCAGAAGAAGAAATGA